The following nucleotide sequence is from Aptenodytes patagonicus chromosome 23, bAptPat1.pri.cur, whole genome shotgun sequence.
CACAAGCTCCTTCTTCCTACCATGGCTTCCCTCCCACTGCTCATGGTTTACTTCACCAACTTTGGGAACACGACCATTGTAGTGCCTAAGCCCTTCCGGCTGCTGCTGGGCATGCACTTGGACCTGGGTAAGTTACGAATTGCCAGGAGCCATCATCCCAGCGGGGAGCGATCGGCGGAAGGGGGTCACCTGACAGCACTCTGTGCTGCAGAGGGAGCGTATGAAGGATTTGCTCACGTAACCAGCGAGAGGGCACAGCTAAATATTAGGTTGGAAAGAACACCCAGAAACCCAGCATCCAGCCATGCGCAGATAGGCATCAATCATTTTTTCAGCATTCTGGCAATACAGTTGAGCGCCAGGTGCACACGGCACTCGGCTGCTGCCACTGGCATGACCGAAGGACAGAAACAGAGCGCTACAGCCTGTGTCGCAACAGTTTGCTGCAGTTGCCGCGTTGTACATAGGCGTACACGTGATGGCCGAGTCATGGGAGATTTATTAGTAAGCTACTGCTATCAAAACTCACCACGATCGCTAGGTAATGGATTGCTGTACAAAGCAGGAAGCCAGAGCTTCGGTGAACTGGGCCGGGGCCTGCTTCGCCTATGAATGCTAAAGCACTTGGCTCGCTCTGATCTGCAGGTATCCTCTACTACGTGTACATGGGCATGCTAGCAGTGTTCTGCACTAACGCCATCAACATTCTCGCTGGAATTAATGGCATTGAAGCAGGGCAGTCTCTGGTGATAGCTGCTTCCATTATCGTATTCAACATGGTAGAGTTAAACGGTAAGGAAGATAACCTATATGTTTACCGGTGCAAAAAGCAAAGATAGAGTCCTAGGTTTCAATATCTGGTATTACTAAAAATCAGCCAGTCCTGTCTTACCACAAAcgcattcttttttcttttctctatagGGGATTATCGAGATGATCACATTTTTTCTCTCTACTTCAtgattccctttttttttaccACGCTGGGGCTGTTTTACCACAACTGGTAAGAGGATGGACGTTCAGAGTTTCTTCAGAAACCTTTGCCTTTACTTTCTCccctttcaaacaaacaaaaccacttaCTGACGTGCAGGTGGGATGCTGGAGCATAGACAGGCTTCTTGCCAGAAACAAGAGTGCGAAGCATTGATGCACGggtagcttttctttttattagaaCAATTCCAGTCACACCGGCTCACCAAAATGCATAGAATACGCTCCCTCACATGTCTCTCTAGCCGTTTTTTCATACCGTATTCTCTGCGAGTCGAGTTGTGTGTCACAGTCCCGCAGTTCTTGGCATCAGTACCCGCAATTGTTTGTTTTTACTATGTAGATTTGCTGCGGTTCCCTCTTGGCCCCTAACCTGCCACGCGTGAATACATTCAATGGTTATAAAGTCACTTTCACAGCAACAGCGACATGACAGACCTTTGCTTTTCTGCCCTGGGGACTGCAGGTACCCGTCTCGAGTGTTTGTTGGGGACACCTTCTGCTACTTTGCTGGCATGACCTTCGCCGTGGTGGGGATCTTGGGGCACTTCAGCAaaacaatgctgctttttttcatcCCGCAATTGCTCAACTTCCTCTACTCATTGCCTCAACTCTTCCACGTCATTCCTTGTCCCCGTCACCGGCTGCCGAGGTAATGTACCCGAGCGGCCTATAACGGTACCACAGATTGTGCCTTTTGTCTCCAACACCAAGTGAGCCAGGTGGTGATAGGTGCTCTTTCTAAAAGCCATCAAAGTAAGTTTTCCAGTTAAAAGTTAGCTGGCTCACTCTGCCAGCTACGGTCGAGCTTCACAGAGTAGAGGCTTCTCAAAGAAGTTAACTTTTCCGAGCACCCCACCCCCACAGATACAGAAGAGTGATTTTTAACCATGTAAGAATATTATTACTCTCAGCTACAAGGGCGAGCGAAATTGATACAGGCCGCTTTTAATGCTGTTGCAGCAGGATCTGCTAAGATTTCATAGTAGCAAACATTCTGTGGCACTATGCCACGTCAGCGACTGTCTCTGCAGATGTTagattctattttattttgaaaactgtacAGCTTTATGCACGTATTGGGGGTGCGGTGGGGAGGAATCTCTTCCTGACTCTGGTGTCAGGTGTCTGGTGCCGACACCTCTGACAACAGGTGTCGGCAGCTGTTGTTAAGCGTCTCGGATTCTTCTCGCTTTTTCCGCCACTGGATTTCTTTCTCAACTACTCAGCTAGGTCCCAAGTCTGCTTGCGTAGGGATATCTCTGTCTCCTTGCTCTATCCCAACtaaaattttaatgtttcttttaggCTCAATCCTAGTACAGGGAAGTTGGAGATGAGCTACTCCAAATTCAAAACTAAGAGCCTGTCTGCCCTGGGAACAAACATTCTGAAGGTAATAgccaaaaaacattcaaaatccAGACGCATTTTGAGGCGGTGATCAAACGCGAGAGGAACAGGATGGGAGGGAATCCAGAACTTCTGGGTTCACTTGTTATTTCCTGGCTCAAATCCAGAAGAAAATACTCTTCTTAGTCCGTCACCATCCCTCGCAGTCACTCCATTGCGTTAATAATCAATCTTTCAGAACAACCACACGTAGCAGCGTTCCGGGACCATTATAAGCCTGTCCTGTCTTTTTAGTAAGAGCAGGAGCCAGACTTTAGGGATGGTACAGCAAAAGGGCTCTTGAGCAAAACCAGCCAGTGAGCGCCAAACGATCCTGGTGAAATAGCATGCAGTATTTCTTTCCCCAGGCAGTCAAGATCTTGCACATAGTAGATGTGAGGAGTGGAACGGATGAAGACGGCGAATACACCGAGTGCAATAATATGACACTTATTAACTTTGTCATAAAGCTGATTGGACCCACCCACGAGCGAAATCTCACTCTCCTGTTGCTACTCATTCAGGTCAGACAAACGGTTCCTTCAGTAGAAAGATGTATTCTGCAGTAGAAACAGATCCAAGTCGGTCTCAAGAGTTTCAAGGGGCAAGTAAAGTATTGTGCTCTTCACACAAGATGCAGTTGAGCTGTGGAACCTGAGGAGAATCGCAGATTTACACAGCTCGAGGAGTAAACacatccctcccctctctcttcccccctccccccctgccccggttcCTTGAGAGCTAATAAATACCAAGTCCTTAGGTTAGCTTGAGAAGATTCCCAAGGCGCGAGTCGTTGGATGCTAGAAAAAAAGACATGAGGAAAGCAGAGTGCCTTGTCGCTCTGTCCCCATACAGCCTTCTTCCATGTTCCTGGTTTTAAGTCATACCAAATAACAGTCCCGGAGTTATCTCCAGCTGGTGGACTTGCATAAGCGTGGCACGCAGCTCAGTGGTATCTGGAATCTGAGCGGGATGCGGGAGCGCTTTGAAGCAACTTGGAGCGCAAGGATAACATGCCTCACAGATACCACCGCTACCTCTATTCAGCACATGAACTCTCATGCATAATGTAGTAGAGACGCCACTTTTGGAAAGGCCAGCCTTGCTTAGTTGCCCACAATAACATTCTTTTTTCATCCTCAGATCAAAGATAAGAGATTCTTACTAGGAAAGAGAAGAGACATTTAGCCAAATTCCCATTCGGGAGGAAGGACTACCAACGAACAAACAAACCTAGAGACCGAACAGGGCTTAGGCAGACTACATCGGGGATGGGAGAGGATGGGAAGTACATACCACTTGATCTTGAGCCCAGTCACAGCAGAGAAGTCTTGGCAGCGCCTTCTTGTAAGGATGCCAAATTGCAGCTTTGACACGAGGTATTTTCCATAGGGTTTATGTTATAATACAGGCTCCTTAATAAGGAAAGAATGGTTCCCAACCATTCATCTCGTCCACTCGTTCTCACAGTGTAACTATGCGCAGGCACATGCAAGAAATCCCCCACAGATAGCTACGATgctcagagaaagaaacaaggcCTTTGGCTAGACTTCCGCCTTTCATCTTTCTATACCTAAAACACTTTAGCCTAAATGTTGTTATTTAGTGAAACGAGGCATGCTGGAAAGCGTAGCAAGTCCATCGGGAAAGGAGGAATCTGCCAGCCTTAAACTATTTAACGTTTCTGTTCTCCGTCTGATTTTTACCTAGGTCCTGGGCAGCATGATTGCCTTTTCAATCCGGTACCAACTAGTGCGCTTGTTTTACGATGTCTGACTCGGCTGTCAGGGAGCAGGGGAAAGAGTTGTACCTGCCAGTCAATTTTCTCCAGTTGCTGACCAAATGATTCAACTGACCTTGCTTCGGCCCTCTGAGAACCTCAGGACACCTGTCAAAACACAGCTCTGCGTGGGCCAGTCTTGAACCGTAatcatcttcccccccccccccttgcagaGAAGGCTTTTGTCCAATTCTGCTAATAGAAAAGATTCACTGCTACTGGGACATCATTGTTACTGGGAATACCTTTCAGAGGGGAAGTAAATGACCCAAATGTTTACTCACAGTACTTGGAGAAAGTGGGAAAGATGAAATCTCTATACATCTAAACAAGCATGTTACTGttcccagagagagagagagagagagagaaaaaacaggaacTTCAATTTCTGTGGGACTCTGTACAGCAGAACAAGTAAACCAGAATCCTCTCCTGGCTTCTCCAATCCTGTCTTTGGTCCATGGACGTAGAGTAACATGTTATAAAGCATATCCAAAACTCAGAGCGCTCCGAGAATAAAATAACTCATGGTACCCTTTCCCCTTCAGTGCTTTGCCTCAAGAATATTGACGCGCAGTGAAACTAGGTTACACGATCCATCTCTGTGGCCTTCTACCCTGCTAGGGGGCTGATCATTTCTGCAGTAGGCTCCCTCCTCTTTCACAGCTACCGGGAACGTTCCCACCGAAGGGCTTTTATTTCTGAACATCTTTatcatctgccttcctgccttcctttgtGGAATAGGACACATCTGGAACAGGCTAGCAGAGTAAGGATTGCTGTGTCCTTGCACGATAGAGGACATCAGTAAAAAGCCTTAGATTAACGTGGAACTAAGAGCCTGCAGGCTGCAATTACCTTTTCCTCAAATACAGATCATTGTTTATGTAGCAGTATCTGGCACCATAGCTCACCACAGAATTGCTACCTACCTGACAGAAAAACATGTAACAGCCATTGGAGTACCAGGTTAAAGAGTCTGCGTGAGATTAACAGGAGTGAAAAGCGGAATAACGCAACAGCAAAGACAGGGACGCTGAGATGGGCGACAGCAGAAGTTGCCGAGTCCGGTACCTTAATAGATGTGAGGCTGCTGCACTTCCACACACCCAAGTCCAGCCAGTAGTGAGGCTGGGAACGTATTCCCAGTAGGCAAAAATGCACATGTCCAGCAGCACTGATCAACACAGAAAACACACAGCACTCAAATGTGAATGGTACAAGTGGCCgaatcctcttcctcctctccagccgATCAGTTTGGAAGTCTGCTAGTAGAGTGCATCCATATAAACATATATGCGTATACAACGCACACAAACATGAATCCCGTCGGTAGCTGGCCTTCAACACTCAGTCTGTCCGCTAACTAGCCACTGGATTTCCTGGCACCGGGGCATATGAACACCTGAGGTCCACAGTACTACTCTACTTGCTCTTACTCAGATCTTCTCActtggaaagggagagagggagaaattaATCTCTCTACTAGCTGTTCCAGGCATATGGCCTTCCCGTAGCCAACTCGGATGCCCGCCCCATTTTCTCCAGTAAGCTGACTTAAACCTAGCTCCAGTAAGCAACCTGCCGACCCCAATCTATCCCCTATCTGGTCCTGGATACCTGGCTCCAAAGCCCATTATCCTACTCGCTCGCTAGTCTGGCTCGCTCGCCAGCGatcacacacactggcactctaCCCTAGCCGTAGCCCCACTCTACGCATGCTCCAGTCTTCCCATTTGCTGGTACCACGTATACACTGGCCCCTTTGACCTGTGGCCTGACGCCAGTTGCTGGCGCTTAGACCGCCAGACGTACATAGGCCTGCAGGGCAGTCAGTCCCCTCACCCCAGAAGAAAACTAGAAATGGAGTTTAGtgagacaggacagactgcagagATAAAGGCTACCAACCGGCAACATGTTCACACACGACCACCTTCTTCACCCTGCTTCTTCCACGTTCCCATGCTTTTTCCTCCCAGTCCACCTTGACTCCTTCCCCACCTTTGGTGCTTCCCTTAAACAACCCATAATACATCTCATGCATTCCCACAGTCCCCTGAAAAGGCTCTCCCAGTAGGTTTTACGCAGCCCCAAATGCTCGTCCCCCGTATGCCACCGTAAGCCCATTACCCCTCCAGGTGGGATCCTCCTCAGTCTGCAGGCATTCCAGGAGCCCCTCTGCCTCACTCGGGAGGGGAGCCAAGCCAAGACTGGGGCCTGGGCCCAGGGGCCGACCCCACTCTTCAGAAAGctctgggagcagccctgccagggcagCATCACGCTGGTTCGGTCATCGGAGCATCCCATCTATTGTCACTCCTCCGCCCCTTTGGGTGACCGTGACCAGCCCTTACTCACATAATCTAAGAGGTGACACAGTCAGAGCTCCTTACACAGAACTGATCTCGAAGCGTTACCCCGTCCCATCAGGAGTACTGGCGCTCCCACAGTAGGTGCTTTGGCTGCCCACGGGTGGATGGGAAGCACGAGAGGCTCTCTGCGTGACTCGTCTGCTCTAGTCCCGAGTGCAGCCAGCAGAGGCCCACCGCTGCAGTGTGCCCGGCCCCTCCGCTGCCAGCACACCGGCCGCAGCTCCCTGACGAGCAGGAAGGCCCGCCACCGCGCGAGTCCTGctgcggcggccggcggcggttcGGGCGGCGGtgccgcacccccccccccccggcggcggcgccgcgcacCAACTGCCTCAGCACGGTATGAATTTGGCGCCTTACTTTCTAATTGGCCGATCTCCGTCGCCAATAGACTCGGGGTAAGCGCGGTGGTATCGCACAGGCGACCAGTCAGAAAAAAGTTTCTTCCGGCAGACGCACCAATAGCGAAGCGCGGTGGCGCTGTCCAATGAGCCGAGCCCTACTTTGCGGAAGGTTATAAAAAGGCTGGGTGCGGGGCCTCCCGCCCCACTTCGCCGCACCGCTCCAGACGACAGGGGCAGCTCCCACAGCGTAGCGAGGCGCCATGTCTGGCCGTGGCAAGAGCGGCGGTAAGGCCCGCGCTAAGGCCAAGTCTCGCTCGTCCCGGGCTGGGCTGCAGTTCCCGGTCGGGCGTGTTCACCGGCTGCTGCGGCGCGGGCACTACGCGGAGCGGGTGGGGGCCGGCGCGCCCGTTTACCTGGCCGCCGTGCTGGAGTACCTGACggccgagatcctggagctggcggGCAACGCGGCGCGCGACAACAAGAAGACGCGCATCATCCCCCGTCACCTGCAGCTGGCGGTGCGCAACGACGAGGAGCTCAACAAGCTGCTGGGCGGCGTCACTATCGCGCAGGGCGGCGTCCTGCCCAACATCCAGGCCGTGCTGCTGCCCAAGAagacgggcggcggcggcgcgggccccACCAAGGCCGGCAAgaagggcagcgggcagcagtCGCAGGAGTACTAGGGCGGCCGGTCGCCACCCCCCGGCACCACACAAAGGCCCTTTTCAGGGCCACCCCCATTGCTCACCGGGAGAGCTGCGatccgcgggggcggggggggggggggggggggggggcgggggcgcgtCTTATCCCGTTGCCATGCCCTGCCCGCCGGGGCTGGCGGTGGGCTGGCCGCcggggggtgctgcaggggccGGGAGCGCTGGCACCCGCAGCGGGCCGGCGGCCAATCGAGGCACCGGTGAGCAACCGGCCCGCTCGAGTCCAGCTGGAAGAACCGAGGAGCTGAGCCCGTAAAGACTTGCACTCACGCTATGGGGTGCTCATAACTGAACTGTATTCGTCATCTGTTACATTCAGTGGACCTTGCATAGAGAATAAACAATGCTTCATTTCCAAAATGGGACCCTGGCAAGGTGCCGTTTCAGCGTTTCTAGAAGGCACTGTAATACACGAGCCCCGCTGGGAGGATGGCAACCCAGTAGCGAGTGCAAGGAGCCACGGGAAGAGGAAAGGGCTAACAGTTACCAAGAAAGGCACAACAGCCCAAACTGGGGCTTCCTCTTCAGCTCCCCGTTGCTTGGTTAGTGCAGCTGAATGACCATCCGAGGTTACCCTTGTACACTTGTGTACAAGGGAAACCAGACTGACTGTCCACTTACCTCCTAATTTATTAGCGGCCAATTGACAAATTTGCATCTGGTAATTGCAAACTTAATTTTTTACCTTAACTGAGACTTATGATGAACATGGTATCTGTGCTAACTTTACTATGAGGAACCTGGTATCGGGAACTATAGCGGTCATCCTCTTCAGCATTCCGATGAGTGAACAGGCCCAAGTAATACTAATGACTACTGAAAGTACTTTAATACTGTCAGCACGGTACAGCGCTTTAGTACCGTCACAGTTGAGCCTCCAATTATAATCTGTAGTGAGCACCTTGTTCCTAAATGGAATAGGAGAACACttacagatttttaatatttttttaacttcctaGCTACAAAAAATGGTTGAAAACACTTCAGAGAGAGACTTCGCAATTTAGAGAAACACAGAGAGGGATGAAAACCCTCTCTAGTGTTAGTGTAAACTAATCAAGTTAGTCAACTCAGTATTTCAAGTTTTTGCGCCCAAACGTCAGATAAGACCGGAGTGAACGTTTAAATAAATCCCTTCCTCCAAAGGAGGATGATAGCGTGGCTGCAAAGACTTGCTAGAGTTGTAGCAATCGTGCCAACCACACCGCAGGTTTAGCGGGCATCGTTGAGCTGCCTTGCCACGCTAAGGATATGCTTAGCTCCCTTGCTCAGAAGTAAAGTAGCTAGTTCAACACCAAGgttctctgcagcttcctggGCCTGACCAGGGACATTCTTGGCTGTGATGCCAACATGCTGCACATCGTCGTTCGGTCCATCTTCATTCTGCGAATATAAACACCTCAATGTAAGGCAGCGGGAAGGAGTGGGCAATTAATAGTTTAAGCCACGTGCGAAACAGGGTAAAATCTGTGGTCTGAGGAGCCTCGAGAACAGTGCGCTGTTCCAGTTTCCAAGGAACCGGACCAAAAGTAATAAACAGATTTCAAGAGGCCTGGTTTTGTCATTCAGCTTCAGGTTTGGATTTTGAACCCACCGTGGTTCACATACCTGTTGGGGATAATTAACACTGGTCTGCATAGTCTCCTTCAGGCTATCGGATCCATCCAAACTGTAGACTGCTCCTGTCAAATACAACTTGGAAGGACATACAGAAGGGATTAATACCGcattaacaaacaaacagaaagtcaactacccccttttttaaaaaaaacatgcaacATACGAAGCCAAGCCTGGAGGGGGATGCTTTAGCGGTGCAGTGGGATCAGCAAGAATAGCAATACAATACAACTGTAAGAAAAGTAATCTCTGTTGGGGAAGATGCGACTTCCCAAGGAAAAAGCCGAACTTTTTTCTAGCTTCCCACCTCCTTAATTGCACTCCGTTGTGTAAAAACCCTGATTTCGTGGGGTCAGAAGCGAGACTTTCAGATCTCAGGGCAACACTACTTTTACagaagggcggggggggaaatctgGTACTATTATAAGGGCATTTTCTAGAAGACTGAGCTTCAGTAGCCAAACCTGTTCTCATACTCCTGCTTTGGACACAAACCCCGAAGGCCCGAGCCTATCTGCCCTAATTGGCTACAAAGGTATCTGCTGGAGTTACCTTCAGGGAAGGATCAAGGAACACACACGCATGCGCTGGAATAGGTTTTCAGAAATAATCCCAGATAAATAGAAAGTGCTCCTCACCTGGCCATCTTTCAGCATGGTGTTGACGGCAACAGGGACGCTACATCCACCCTCCTAAAACAGAAAGCAGCTGATGGTGAGGCGTCTACCCGACACACTCAAAGCAGAGGCCTCTGAAAAGTTTGGACTGCACACAACCCCGCCTATCGCTCTTCAGGCCCTTCTCAATTCAGAAGTAAATCTCTGATTTACTTTACTTTACTTACTCAGTTTTAGGAAAGCGTAACAGATTTCCCATACTATGGCATCAGGTCAAGTAGCAGAGCAGTATTTACTGCTGCGGGCAGAAGAGCAAGGATGCCACACCTACCAAACGTTTCATGAAGGCTCTCTCAGCAATGCAGCGTAACACGGTGTCCGCATCATGCAGGGCAGATACCATATTCAGTATCTCTTGGTCTTTGGCACGAACTTCCACTGCTAAGGCACCctataaaaagaagaagaaaaagaaacacacaacGTAATAGTCATAATAATTCCTCAATTTCGTGCATCTCTGTGTGCACTCTGCATTGGTCATGAAATGGAACTCAGAGGCTTGGATGCATTTCACTAAGGGAGCAATGTTTAGACGTTTACAGAAACAAATTACAAAACAATCCGCTGGTTGCAGAGACATGCTATAGCAGCTGGTGTAAAGGGAAGATCAGAACTTACTTCAGCCAAGCGTTCAAGATCACACTGTCACCTCAAACCATTCTAGAACCTATTTCAGTTATGACTGCATACGTAGAAACGCCCACCCCGACGTCCCTTTGTGACGAGAACACTGGATAAATCCAAGCTTCCCAACCTTTTCTCAAGATCAAGTGCTGAACGAGTAACAATTCTTTGTTGACAAAACAATTCTTTCCCAAACTGGAAacaagacggggggggggggggggggaaggacctGCACAGTACCTGACTAACACGTGGTCAAAATAACTGTTTCAGACTGAATTTGCAGATTCGTCACTTGCAATCACTAATGCATAGCCAGCTTGGGTTTAGCAAGTTTGATACCCACTGTGCAACACTGCGTAAACTCAGCCACACGGCCAGCACGGGCTAGAATGGTTTGCTTGCCTAGAAACAAGAGCACTAAGAATGCGCTCCAAGGCAGGTGTTTCAGCTCCACCCTACGGGAGTCAGGACAACAAGGCAAAGATACTGCGGCGGCTCTGCACAATTATCCTGGTACAGTGAAACACTGACCCTGCCAGAGCCTGCCCTACATCTGCCGCGTCGCCCCAGTGTAGTTGTGCCACACATTACCTTCACCTTTCACTGCTTTTCCATTACTGATGGAAATCAGCCCCCACCACACCGGGTAACAGAGCTGACTACCATTCTTCCCACAAGCTGTGCCTAAAACAGCGTTACGGCCAACAAAAGAGATCGATGTAGCAGTTCCTTGGCAACCAACGCACGAGAAGTATTTGGCACAATTAACTACTATGACGCATCGTACTGCTGCCGACTTTCAATACGCAGTATGGCTTAAGATACAAGAGTTGTAACGTACCTGTCCAACAGCATACAGACAATCTTCAGGGCTTAGGAGCTGGAAGAAAGTAAAACCAGGGTTCACTCACGTTGCACTGTTCGGAATATAGGAAGCGAGAGCCAAATTCTATGCTCACCTCTAACATCAACTGATTTTGTGCCTGACCAAAGAAGCATCACCTCCCCCTTCCCACGCCTCAATGTTTCCACCCCTAAAGTGAGATGATGTGCTTTCCTTCACCTGGACTGTAACACACTGTGAATTAGCTAATCAGAAGAATATTAGTCATGCACGCTGCTGCGTTGCTAGACACGAGTATTGTGAAATGCTGGGAGACGATCAGATTACAAACTGTTACTGCACCACGGAAAGCTGAACAGTATAAATCtctgtgtgaagaaaacaaaaacaaccaaccaagaaaaaaatcctccctgAAGCACATCAAATCACGAGCTACCGTGGCAATGGATTGAGCAGACTGCATGCTCACCTTTGACAGGACAACTGCAAGGTCTGAAAGGCAAGCAGTTGACGGTTCAGCAGAGAACggtattttctgctttgctgctcctCACCTGGCCAATGCGATTCTCCCAGCCCATTCTCttcagcccagcagcagccaggatgATGGCACTGAAGTCTTCCTTCTCATCTAGCTTCTTTAAGCGGGTATTTAAATTCCCTCTCTGTAGAAGTGATTAAgcaagcacagaaacagcaggcaAACAGTCCTATAAGCACTTAACATTCGCTTGAGTGTGTTTAGAGAAGGCACAAAATCCAACAGCCTCCAAATGAGAATCAGAGTACCATCCCGAAAGAAGTGTTAAATATGGACAATTGTTTCTCTAAATAGCATTTTGCTGAGCATTATGGAATAGTAATTCAAGCACTGACTCTCAAAAAGATATGCATGTCATCATAGTACATTATTAACACCCGACACCAACTCCTTTTGCACAGCAAAGAACTAGGTTACTAGGACTGAAGCAGCGGTGCCTTTTACCACTAGTTCAGCGGGCCACATTGGAACTAGTGGCCCAAATCGCATCTGGGATATTGGGAACCAATCGGCATTTGGCCACACCACTGCGACAGACACACGCTAGGCACCCTTCAAGCAGTTTTTTTGAACATCCCTTAACATAAAATTCATCTGCATCCTGAATTTCAGCTAGGTGAAAGCTGGCCCCTTCTTTACAGCCTCGTGAGAAAGTAGAGGACAGAATGGGCTACAGTATGCTATACACCCCTCTCAGAATAGGTTAGCGGAGGGCAGCCTTTGAGAAAGCGGCTTGTTCTTGTAGGTCAGGTGGTATAAATCAGCCTTGATTCTAGATTTCGCATTAAGTTGTATTTTCCTGCTTGCAGCTTTACCCAGCTCCCACATTTGGCCAGGAAAGGATACAATATCCCTGAATTCTAACTGAGGGAACTTCTTTTTGAGCTGGGCTGCTCTCCGAAGTGAACTGGTTCCAATcacactgtggggaaaaaaaaaatcaatgaaatccAGAATACTCCTACACTTACCTCCAGCCAGAGAGATGTCAGAACTTTCACGGaaacaaatgactttttttttttttttttttttaattgaaacgaAGATCCAAGAACTTGCCAGTGATTTATATCAccttagaagaaagaaa
It contains:
- the DPAGT1 gene encoding UDP-N-acetylglucosamine--dolichyl-phosphate N-acetylglucosaminephosphotransferase isoform X2, which encodes MAAAPAVPLLINLGGSLLGFVATLALIPAFKDHFLAARLFGEDLNKASRRPVPEAQGVISGAVFLIILFCFIPVPFLRCFVEEQCAAFPHDEFVELIGSLLAICCMIFLGFADDVLNLRWRHKLLLPTMASLPLLMVYFTNFGNTTIVVPKPFRLLLGMHLDLGDYRDDHIFSLYFMIPFFFTTLGLFYHNWYPSRVFVGDTFCYFAGMTFAVVGILGHFSKTMLLFFIPQLLNFLYSLPQLFHVIPCPRHRLPRLNPSTGKLEMSYSKFKTKSLSALGTNILKAVKILHIVDVRSGTDEDGEYTECNNMTLINFVIKLIGPTHERNLTLLLLLIQVLGSMIAFSIRYQLVRLFYDV
- the DPAGT1 gene encoding UDP-N-acetylglucosamine--dolichyl-phosphate N-acetylglucosaminephosphotransferase isoform X1 encodes the protein MAAAPAVPLLINLGGSLLGFVATLALIPAFKDHFLAARLFGEDLNKASRRPVPEAQGVISGAVFLIILFCFIPVPFLRCFVEEQCAAFPHDEFVELIGSLLAICCMIFLGFADDVLNLRWRHKLLLPTMASLPLLMVYFTNFGNTTIVVPKPFRLLLGMHLDLGILYYVYMGMLAVFCTNAINILAGINGIEAGQSLVIAASIIVFNMVELNGDYRDDHIFSLYFMIPFFFTTLGLFYHNWYPSRVFVGDTFCYFAGMTFAVVGILGHFSKTMLLFFIPQLLNFLYSLPQLFHVIPCPRHRLPRLNPSTGKLEMSYSKFKTKSLSALGTNILKAVKILHIVDVRSGTDEDGEYTECNNMTLINFVIKLIGPTHERNLTLLLLLIQVLGSMIAFSIRYQLVRLFYDV
- the H2AX gene encoding histone H2AX is translated as MSGRGKSGGKARAKAKSRSSRAGLQFPVGRVHRLLRRGHYAERVGAGAPVYLAAVLEYLTAEILELAGNAARDNKKTRIIPRHLQLAVRNDEELNKLLGGVTIAQGGVLPNIQAVLLPKKTGGGGAGPTKAGKKGSGQQSQEY
- the HMBS gene encoding porphobilinogen deaminase isoform X1 yields the protein MLRELYPDLRIEIVAMSTTGDKILDTALSKIGEKSLFTKELENALERHEVDLVVHSLKDLPTSLPPGFTIGAVCKRENPLDAVVFHPKNCGKTLSLLPEKSVIGTSSLRRAAQLKKKFPQLEFRDIRGNLNTRLKKLDEKEDFSAIILAAAGLKRMGWENRIGQLLSPEDCLYAVGQGALAVEVRAKDQEILNMVSALHDADTVLRCIAERAFMKRLEGGCSVPVAVNTMLKDGQLYLTGAVYSLDGSDSLKETMQTSVNYPQQNEDGPNDDVQHVGITAKNVPGQAQEAAENLGVELATLLLSKGAKHILSVARQLNDAR
- the HMBS gene encoding porphobilinogen deaminase isoform X2, encoding MAEPGAAAGENGAGGRAVRVGTRRSQLARIQTDSVVEMLRELYPDLRIEIVAMSTTGDKILDTALSKIGEKSLFTKELENALERHEVDLVVHSLKDLPTSLPPGFTIGAVCKRENPLDAVVFHPKNCGKTLSLLPEKSVIGTSSLRRAAQLKKKFPQLEFRDIRGNLNTRLKKLDEKEDFSAIILAAAGLKRMGWENRIGQLLSPEDCLYAVGQGALAVEVRAKDQEILNMVSALHDADTVLRCIAERAFMKRLEGGCSVPVAVNTMLKDGQLYLTGAVYSLDGSDSLKETMQTSVNYPQQNEDGPNDDVQHVGITAKNVPGQAQEAAENLGVELATLLLSKGAKHILSVARQLNDAR